In a genomic window of Pseudomonas oryzihabitans:
- the pelG gene encoding exopolysaccharide Pel transporter PelG, giving the protein MAGIGFELRKILARDSYTATLRAYVYAGLISSGPWVLSIISVMLIGVLATGIVTPSVLIRQFLVTVTYLMASSLILTGGLQLYFTRFVSDRLFEEKQASILPNLVGILLLVTLVAGALGLVLLATLFSQPFAYRLLVLANFVTLCDLWLVIIFLSGMKAYNRILVVMTLGYSIMIAAAFVLRFLGMNGLLMALLLGHAALLFIFLYDIIREYPAERLVAFDFLDRKQIFISLLVTGFFYNLGIWVDKFIFWFDPLTSDAVIGPLRASILYDLPIFLAYLAIIPGMAVFLVRIETDFAEWYERVFNAVRGGETLQHISQLKEQMILAIRQGLLEICKVQGLTLVLVFLLAPQLLAWLGMSHYYLPLFYIDVVGVSIQVVFMALLNVFFYLDRRDTVLMLCTLFLGLNLALTLLSIELGPSFFGYGFTVSLACCVLLGLHRLDRVLDDLEYDTFMLRH; this is encoded by the coding sequence ATGGCCGGCATTGGTTTCGAACTGCGCAAGATCCTCGCTCGCGACTCCTACACCGCCACCCTGCGCGCCTATGTCTACGCCGGCCTGATCAGTTCCGGTCCCTGGGTACTGTCGATCATCAGCGTCATGCTGATCGGCGTGCTGGCCACCGGCATCGTCACCCCCAGCGTGCTGATCCGCCAGTTCCTGGTCACGGTGACCTACCTCATGGCCAGCTCGCTGATCCTCACCGGCGGCCTGCAGCTGTACTTCACCCGCTTCGTCTCGGACCGGCTGTTCGAGGAAAAACAGGCCAGCATCCTGCCCAACCTGGTGGGCATCCTGCTCCTGGTCACCCTGGTGGCCGGGGCCCTGGGCCTGGTGCTGCTGGCGACCCTGTTCAGCCAGCCATTCGCCTATCGCCTGCTGGTGCTGGCCAACTTCGTCACCCTCTGCGACCTCTGGCTGGTGATCATCTTTCTGTCGGGGATGAAGGCCTACAACCGCATCCTGGTGGTGATGACCCTGGGTTACAGCATCATGATCGCCGCGGCCTTCGTGCTGCGCTTCCTCGGCATGAACGGCCTGCTGATGGCCTTGCTGCTGGGCCACGCCGCCCTGCTGTTCATCTTTCTCTACGACATCATCCGTGAGTACCCGGCCGAGCGCCTGGTGGCCTTCGACTTCCTCGACCGCAAGCAGATCTTCATCAGCCTGCTGGTGACCGGCTTCTTCTACAACCTGGGCATCTGGGTCGACAAATTCATCTTCTGGTTCGACCCCCTGACCTCCGACGCCGTCATCGGCCCGCTGCGCGCCTCCATCCTCTACGACCTGCCGATCTTTCTCGCCTACCTCGCCATCATCCCCGGCATGGCGGTGTTCCTGGTGCGCATCGAGACCGACTTCGCCGAGTGGTACGAACGGGTGTTCAACGCCGTGCGCGGCGGCGAGACGCTGCAGCACATCAGCCAGCTCAAGGAACAGATGATCCTGGCCATCCGCCAGGGCCTGCTGGAGATCTGCAAGGTGCAGGGCCTGACCCTGGTGCTGGTGTTCCTGCTGGCACCGCAGCTCTTGGCCTGGCTGGGCATGTCGCACTACTACCTGCCGCTGTTCTACATCGACGTGGTGGGGGTGAGCATCCAGGTGGTGTTCATGGCCCTGCTCAACGTCTTCTTCTACCTGGACCGGCGCGACACGGTACTGATGCTCTGCACCCTGTTTCTCGGCCTCAACCTGGCGCTGACCCTGCTCAGCATCGAGCTGGGTCCGAGCTTCTTCGGCTACGGCTTCACCGTCTCCCTGGCCTGTTGCGTGCTGCTCGGCCTGCACCGGCTGGACCGGGTACTGGACGACCTGGAGTACGACACCTTCATGCTCCGCCACTGA